The Nonlabens sp. Hel1_33_55 genome contains the following window.
CCCGATCACGGCATATGCAGCCAATATAAAACCAACATACAGCACTAGTAATTCCATATTCCAAAGTGAATAATCACCAACTTAAACTAAGTTAACCTCTTTACTATTAAAGCAATACGCGGCTTTTTTACTGTTGCAAAGATTGGAGCAAGAGTACTAAATGTGATTGAATTATATGCAACTAGATATGATAATATAATGCATCACTTAATTATATTCTTTTGCACAAAAATTTTATAGACAAGGCTATAGAATTGAGTCGCAAATTCCTTCCCGGAAAGTCTTTTGTAGACCTTGGACATGATTAAGAGATGCTAACATTGGGTGCGATCGATCATCGCGCTAGTTTTGCTCTTTGCTGAATAAAATCTGTCCGCCGCCTTGAAATAGGATCATAGAGTTTTCTGAGGGATTGAATTGAAATTTTGCTCCTGCTTGATCAAACTTGAAGGTGTCTTTTTCTGTGGCTTCTAGTGGGAAGGCCGGTTGACCAGTTCCTTGAGCGATCAACGTAGCTCCTTCTTTGGTAATTGTAATTTTCATAGGAATTTGGCTGGATGCATAAACTCCTAAATATGGGTCCAACTCTTCTGTGGTCAAACTATAACTTGTAAACGAAGGAATTTCATAGGGCTTATTATAAACAGCATTTAGCACAGCGATAGAGATATCGTTGTTATTGATATTAGTCCCATTTGAAGTTAAAGCATAAGAAACCTTACTCTCTGGAAAATAGGTATAAACCGAACTAAATCCATCAATGCCGCCGGTATGACCATACCCTATATTTTCATAGAAAGGAAACTGAAATAGTCCTTTACCATAACCATCTTTTATGGTTTTCATGATTTCTAAACTTTCTGGCGTCACCAATTTTCCAGCAAATAAAGCGTCTGCAAATTTGGTGAGGTCTACTGGTGTTGATGTGATGGCTCCAGCACCTAACGGAATGCTAGCGTCTGTTTCTGGTTCTACGTTCCAAGTATTTAGAAATTTATAGGATTTGGCTTCATTATTAGCAGTATCTAAGTTTCCAAAGACATAGGTGTCGGTCAATCCTATAGGTTCAACAATATGCTCTTTGACCAATTCTGAATACGGTTTTTCAAAAGTCTTTTCAAGTATGTAGGTCAGCAATACAAAATTGGAATTACTGTATTCTGCCTGGCTGTCTGGTTCAAAATCGCTACCACCATTGGCAATGATATCTACCAGTTCTTGTTCCGTTTTTGACTGGGTATTGTAAGTTAAATATTCTTCATCATTAGTAAAGTTATGGATACCGCTTCTATGTCCTAACAAATGTTCTACGGTGATTTCACTAGCGTTCTCAATAGATGGGAACCATTTGTCAATGGTTTGATCTAAGTCCAGCATCTTGTTTTCGACGGCTTTCATTGCCAATACTGTGGTGAAGGTTTTGGTTATAGAGCCTATTCTATACTTCGTTTCCTCAGTGGCTTCTACATTATTCTCCACGTCTGCAAAGCCTATGGAGTTGGTGTAAAGCAGCTCGCCATCTTTTGACACAGCAACGCTGCCCATGAATTTTTCGTTGTCTTCTAGTGCTTGAAAGTAGCTGTCTAGTTTCTCTTTATCAAAATTGGTTTGAGAGAAACCGAGTTGGCTAATCGTGAGAAACAGAATCGTGGTGAGAATAGCTTTAGTCATTGGTCAAGTTTTAACTGATTGATCTATAGGTTGCTCATTTGTGTGATTTGTTTCAGTTAAAAACAGATAATTTAAATTTTAATTTTTAGCTAAACTTATTACCATCAAATTATTGAATGGTTTTATTTAATTATTATGGTGAGAAGGATTACGTAACATACTCTAGCCTTAGAGGCGAATCATAAGGTCAATAAACCCAAAAAAAATGTTGCGTGAATATTTAATTAACTTCAACCTTATCATGAGGTAGTAACTCTCGATACCACTTTTCTAATTTTTGATCCTTAAAAAGGAATAAATAAAATTCGTCCTTATTGTAAAAGTCTCGATAAGATAAAACTTCTATTTCGTTGCTGTCTTGAACTCGCTTTTCTGCAATAGTATAATCATTCCCTAATATCTGCGTCACTTGTTCTTTGGACATACCTAATTCAAGTTTATTCATTTTTGCACTTGTCATATTTACTATTTGGCATGACACAAAGGAATGTAGAAACAATATTACAAAAGCGGAACGGACATAAAATTTGAGATTTTTCATAGTATGGTTGATTTAGAAAGTATATCCTATACTCGATGATCTTTATTTCCACCTGTTAAGTAGAAAAACGTATCCTGCATAAGACTCATTGACTTTTCACAAACAATTATCTTGCCCAAAGTTTAATTAAGTTGACAAAGCTGAATTCTATATCAAATTTGAATTGAAAGGTACACAACTGCAATACTAATTATTACAAGTTCATTTCACGCTCTCGATTTAGTAAATAGTTTTGCCACTGTACTACATTGGGCAAAGTAATAGGATAGTTTATAGTTGGATTAGACCACTCGTCTAATACTTCACCAACTTTGTGACCTTCTTTGTCTTCCATATCCCAATCAAAATAATCTGAACCGATCACCATAAATGAAATGGTCATCATGTGATGGAGTTTTAAATTCCCGTTTAAAACGTCATCGCAAATAGTTAGTAAATGTTTGGGTGTGATTATAAATTCACCTTCCTGAATCATTTCAACGTCCTTCCAGTATGCTAATTTTTTATCGCTTTTAGCTTTATCTACTTTCACTAATTCTGTTGCAGGAATTAGCCCTAATAAATAATCTCTGATCTTAGGTTCTGTCATTTTTTTCAAATACTCTCCACCACATCACTAAGATCCTTCCTTGACTTTGGATTCTTGCTGGGTTGGTTTTTGTCCTCTGGATCTCTGTAGCCTATGGCTACTGCCATGATGGTGGCGTAATCTGTTTGATTTAAGATCTTGTCGTAGTTTTCTGGTTCTACACCTTCCATGGGTGTGGAATCGATGCCCATTTGCGCGCATGCGCTTAGCAAAATTCCCAATGCTAGATAGACTTGTTTATCAAACCAGGCCTTGACCTGTTCTTCTGTTTGTGGTCTTATGTAGTCGTTAAAATAATCGACCGAGCTTTGCGTCAAGTTTTCGTTGACATGCTTTTCAAACAGTTCGATATTATCAATGCGACTGAAAACAATCAATGTATCACAGTCCAACACCTTGTTGGTATTGTGCCATGAATGTTAGGAGAGTCTTTTTGAGGAGAATTACAACACCAGAAGATATCCAAATCTTTGGACAGGAAACTTGTGGGTTAATTTAAATTAGTAAATGGCTTGTTTTTTACCTCAGTTCCTTGTTGTTAGTAGTGCTTTTCACGTTCTGCTTGATTTTCCGATGTTTCTTATTTAGTTTAAATGTTAGCCTTGGCAAGACATACTCCTTTGCAATTTTTTTGGCGTAGCTTTGGCTATAGGGAATTGCAAATGTGTATGGCTTTAGGCGTTGGCTTTTTCAATTATTTTAATTTCATTTTTAGTCAGATTAAAAATTCCATAAATCAGATAATCAATATCTTTTTCTAATAAGTTCGTTTCTCCGTCAATATTCTGCTCCTTTATGGCTAAAATTTTATGTGATAATGCTTGAATTTTAGAATTAGAATCAGAATCTATAAAGGGCAAATTATCTACCTCATATCCATTTACATTACTGCTTGTACTTCTTGTTTTAAATACAAAGTTTAATAAAGAAGAATTAAACCAGCCTAATAATAATTCTAAATCGTAATTATTTGGTTTTAATAAATAGTTGCAAGAATTTGCTAAAAATATGTTCTCCTTTATATAAGTGCCTTTTAATCTATGCTTTTCGTTGACTCCAGTTAAACCTTGTAATGCAATTCGTTTAGTTTGAGAGTCCGCTATCTTTTTTGAAGAGCCTATGTCGTCGAATATTATTTCATTTATAAATTCGATATCTCCTTGAGAAATTTGACTTTGTTCAGTCTTCATTATGAATCTATCGATTTGAACACCTTTTAATAATAACTTGTCATTATCGTTTTTTGTTAAAGCAGATTTACCAAAAGTCATATCTACTTCTCCGGTTATACAAGGTGAAATCGCGCCAAGTTTAATTACATCTTTAGTTTTATATATTTTAGAAAGTAGATTAAAAGAGGCTGTATCTGTCAAAGGAATTTGAACTAACTCTGGATTCAATTCTACTAATTCTTGAGTTTTGAATTCAGCTCTATTTTCAGAAATTTCTCTATTATAGGACACTCCAATATCAAAACTATTATTTGCTTTAGAGCTAGAAGTTAATAAAATAGCTGTAGACATCTTAACATCTTCAAAAACTCTTCTTTTTGTGCTGTCTCGTTCAGGAAACGCCTCAACCTTTAATAAAGAATGATTATTGAAAATATGCTTCCTTAGTTTAACCGAAGTGGTATCAGTTAAAACACCATAAGGTATAATCATACATTGGTAACCAGTTTTAGAACTAATTTTAATACCAAAGGCATAGAATATTCTCGCTGCATTTATTACTCCACCTGTCGCTTCTGGATATTTATGCTTTAACAATTCTACAGCTAATTTATCCGTAGTTAAGGCTACTTTTTTATTCTGTTTCTTATTGAATAACCCATATGGTGGATTACCAATAACAGCATCAAAGCCAATAAAATTACCATTATCATCTAAAATCTCTGGAAATTCAAAACGCCATTCGAAAGCTTCTTCATAAATCTTATTGTTTTTAATTTCTTCTATTACAGTTTCTAGTTTCTTTGATTCTTTAGTAAGTATTTTAAGTTTTTTATTCCAAGCTGTCTTTTCTTTTTTCGAGATTTCAAACATTTGAGGATGTTCAGTCATCAAAAAGATTTCACTTTTCAATTTGTTTAATCGTTTTACCTTTTTGTCATTTAATGAAATTTGACTTTTAAAGTCACTTTTTATGTCATCAATTAGTTTTTCCATTGCTCGCTTTTGCTCTTTATTCTGAGCATTACGATAAGTATCAACTGCAATTCGATAACTGTCAATAGTCCATTTACTACTTTTTAGAGCTTTTTTAAGGTCAGCCTCTAATTCAAAACGACTTATTAGAGAATTACCACATTTAATGTTTATGTCAATATTTGGTAATGTTTCTAGCTCTCTTTCATTTTTGTAGTAAGCATTTTTAAGTAATTCAATCCAAAGACGTAATCGGCATATTTTTACTGAATTTGGGTTAATATCAACACCAAACAAACATTTTTCAATTATGGTTTGCTTTTCATTGAAGACTGCTTCTTGTATTCTTTGGCTTTCTCTATTTGTAGGATTGTATTCAAATAATTCTCCATCTTCATCAGTTATAATTAATTCATCATTAACTACTTCAAATTGATATTCCTTAAGTCTTTTGCCATCTCTGTCTTGTAAAATTTTAAGGTCATTTTTAATTGCGAGTATTTCATTAAGCGCTGAAACTAAAAAATGACCTGAACCAACTGCTGGGTCGCAAATTTTAAGACTGTTCATTATACTATTTGCTTCTTGGCGGTCTTCAATTTTATCGTATATCGAATCTAGGTCTTTACAATTCCAATTTTTAGTTTCATTAAACTTTTGAATAACTGATTTTCTAATGGTTTCACGACACATATACATTGTAATAAAACCCGGTGTGAAAAAAGAGCCATCTTTGTAACCATTAATCTTCTCGAAAATTAAACCGAGAACCGAGGCATTAATTAAGGATTTATTGTCTTCTTGGATTTCCTCTTTCCCTTCGCTACTAAAATCGTAAGCATTCAGAAATTCAAATAGGTATTCAAGTGTGCTTAAATTTCCTGTTCTTTTTTTTCCATTCTTGTTCTTTAAAACGGTAGAGGGATAAATTGGAATTGTTTTGTCATCACTTAAATTGCTAATAAATAATGTTCCGTGTTCAATTCCAGTTGGTTCAAAAAGCGAGCTATTTAAATAAGGTACCTTTCCGAAAATTTCTAATACATCTTCATTTCTTTCTGATTGTTGTTTTGCTAGTACTTGAAAGAAAAGGCTGTTTAAATCATCGTAATTTTGTATTTTTTTAATATTTAAAAATTCATAAGATTTGTCTCCTTTATGATATGTTTTTAATTGAGCTTCTAAAAGTTTAAGAAATAAAATTCTGTTAATCCAAGTTATGTTTAATTCGAGTCCAACATTAAATAAGCGTTCCTCTTGGTTTGTTCCGAAATGACTAGGGTTGTCAAGTCTATTTATCTTATCTAAACTATCAAGTTGAATTATTGCATTTTCAAGAAATGTACCAGTATTTCTTTCACCTTTTTTCTTACGGTCTATTAATTTTTTGCTTCCTTTTCTGGTTTCCGCAAGTCCAATAATATGTAATAACTCTCCATAAAATTTTATATCAAGAGAATTACTGTCATTTGCAAATGGTAGTTTTAATAAATGTTCTGGGGAAAATAATTTAAAAAGTGAAATAAGTTTATTGTCATCTTTTGGATTATCGTTACGTAATGGTTTTTCGTATTCTCTAATGTCGAAATAAGTAAACTCAATCTCATGCTCTATATTATCTATAAATGGTGCTGCAATTTCATTATAGAAAACATTTGTAGATTTTTTTCCAGCTTCAAAATCTTGAAATTGTTTTACAAATTTATTGTTCCGAGCAAATATTCTTTCGAACAAATGTTCGTCGAAAACGAACCATTCGTTAATATTTGTTACAACTAAATGTTTTATTTCTAAATTTTTATTAGTGATTCTCTCTCTTAAATAGTAGAGCACTAATTCCTGAAATGCCTTAGCATTTAATTTGTTCTTAGATAGCATTTCAGATTTGTTGGTAGGCTTTTTGGCTTCTATTAAAACTCCAACATTACTTTTTGCTTTATTTCCATTATGGATGACTAAATCTGTTTTCCCTTTAGTATTTACAAAATGATTTGGTTCATAGTAAGTCTTTTTAAAGAAATCAATCACTAAATTTTTATGAAATTCTTCCGATTCAACATCATTTGTTCGGTCGAGTAGTTGAATCAAATTCATCTTGAAACTTTCAATTTCCGTTCTGTTCGGTTTTATTTTTAAGAAAGCCTTATTTATCGATTTTCTAGGTTTCAATATTTTTAATTCCATATAATTTATTCTCTCTGTCAGATTTTAAATTTAACTTTTTCTATTTAAAATTTTATAGCGTTGGCAAGAAGCAGCTCTTTTATTTTTTGAGCGTTGGCTTATCGCATTGGCAAAAAATAAATGTGCTGTTTGTGAGGTTAATTTTTTCAGTTCAAATAACCAATTTTAACACGATTTCCGCATTACTTACAACGGTCGAGTATATAAAAAGTAGCGCTGAGAAAGTGCGCTATCAATTCGGTTAAACTCAAGCCTAATTTAAAAATTTGGCGACCTCGAAAAAGTGCCCGAACCTCTTTGTTTACAAATACTCGCGCTATATTTTATATACATTGTTGCCATTAGTTATTTTATCCGAGTGCCTTCCATTCATTATTAATCGAGAAGCTTTCGTCTCTTGCAAAAACATTTTGTCTATCAATCACTATTTGTTCTATCTGGTTCAATTCTTCAAAGGTTGTTTTGACCTCTGGAAATAATTTGATATAATCAAACACAAATATGCTCAACAGAAAAAAGAAGTTGTTTAAATTATAAGTTGTTATGTAAATAAATGGATTTTCTTCTTTATCGAACATATTACCAAATTGAAAAACAGACACATTTGAGGGATGAGCGTATAATGAAAAATAAGTATAAATCGTATCCATTATTCCATCTCTAACTCCAAGTAACGGAACTGTTTCTTGCCAACTAAAAAATTCAACCTTGTTATCTTTAAATTGAATTTTATAGTCCTTTTCTTTTAATTTTGATTGAATTTTATTTTGGTCCTTTTCCTCAAGTCCTTTGTATAAGTCCGTATTTTCAATTTCTTCTTTTAAATTTTCAATTTGTTTTTTTTCATCATCTAACTTTTCCTGGCTTTCAGAATCTTTAATAACTACATTAAAACGTTGTCTATATTTTAATCCAGCAGACGCCCATAAATTGTAAAGTATGATTTTTTCGTCGGTATTTTTCGTGTTGATAAAAACCAAGTTGAACATAGAAATTGTTTCAAAAAGATTTCTTGTATGAGATGCTATAACAGTTGGGTCTATAATTCTGTTTAATTTCCTGCTTTTGTCCTCAGATTGATATTCAAAACCTTTCAATAGTTCTTTCATATGACCTGTTTTAGTGAAAATCATTTGATGAACTAATTTTGCCTCTGATTCAGCACGCGTATTAGAATCGTCAGAATTTTTTCGAATGACTTCAAATAGATATTTCAAATAAATATCTAAAAGGTCAGAACAATCTTCAATATTCTCTAATCTTGTAAGCCGAGTATATTCTTCTCTTAATTGTTCTTGGTTCATCGGTTTGTTAAATTAATGGCAACGGTTATATAAACAAACCTAAAACATTTTCCCTAAAAATAACTTGACAGTCAATATTTTAGAAAATGACGGGTTGATTTTCTTATATATCGAAAATGGATGGTTATGCAAACCTTTTCATTCCTAAACGTTTAATGTCGGCTAATTTCGAAGTCTTTCATCTCGCCAGATTGCAAAATGATTGTCGTTCATTCAGCTTTCGCGAAAGCGAACTAACAACACTCCTACAACTCTGGCCTGTTGTTATTCACTAGGAATACCGAGTTGACAAATAGCAATTTCCCGTTCTCCCAGAAGGCGCGAAACAGTGGGTCGTCCACCATATAGATCACGCTACCAGCGCCTAGACGCTGCTCGCCAAATACCATCGAATTCTTTAATTTGGTTTTGGCCGTGTCGCCTGCAAAACCAGAGACGTTGACCACGTCGTCCGGTATCCAGCCCACGTTGTAACCGCCGTCCAGATAGCTGTAGGAATCGCTGCCCAACTTTAAACTGTAATAGGAATCACCGTAGCCAAAGGCCATAGGGTGCGTCTTGTCCATCGTGATCTTGAAAATACTACCCGTAATCAAATCTGTCGTTCCAGATTCTTCACGGGATGCGTAAGGGATCAACAGGTCTTTTTTCTCGTCCTCACCTGCCGTAGAATCTTTGTCTTTCTCATTGCTGGTCACTCCAAAGCCTTCTTTACCCGCAAATGCGCTCACGGCTCCAGACAAAGCGACTACTTTACCACCGCTGCGTACAAAGGTCTTGACTTTGTCCAGCGTGCTGTCATTGAGCAAACTACCGTAATAACCGTCTGGCATGACCAGCACGTCGAATTGGCTTAAATCGGCACGGCCTAGATCGCCGGTATCGATAGAGGTTACTGGATAGCCCAAGTCTTGCTCAAAGAAATACCAAGTCGCTCCATAACTTAAGGAAGAGGTACGCTCACCGCGCAACAACGCCACGCGTGGCGCACTGATCAACTTCACGTCTGGCGAACCAAAATCTGGCCCTGAGGTGGCGAAAGAACTTAGCGCTGGTTCCAACTCACGTTTAAATTCATTGGCCACCGAATTCACGATCAGACCAAAGTTGTCCATACGCATGTTATCACTTTTGGTAATGATCAAACTACCGCGGTCGTAGGTGGTACCATTGTTGACAAAGGGCTTCTCCGTAAAGCGAACCTTGATGCCGGCCTTTAATAATTTGGCTAGGAATCTGGCGTCCTGCATGCTGTTCCATTTGGCAATGTAACCGGTCGCTGTGTTGTTGGTATTGCCCGTGTTTTTGACTTCCATGGTAGCATTAAGCGATTCCACTTGGGAAGAGCTCGCGACGGCTTCAAGGCCGTAGGCCTTTGGCAAATTCCAGGCGGTAATGTCATAGGTCAGTGGTGTGCTTAATTTAGCATCTGGTTCAAATAATACCTGCACCATTTTTCCTTTCGGCTGGTTGGTATTCACGACCATGGCCATGTCGTATTCCAGCGT
Protein-coding sequences here:
- a CDS encoding Eco57I restriction-modification methylase domain-containing protein, whose product is MELKILKPRKSINKAFLKIKPNRTEIESFKMNLIQLLDRTNDVESEEFHKNLVIDFFKKTYYEPNHFVNTKGKTDLVIHNGNKAKSNVGVLIEAKKPTNKSEMLSKNKLNAKAFQELVLYYLRERITNKNLEIKHLVVTNINEWFVFDEHLFERIFARNNKFVKQFQDFEAGKKSTNVFYNEIAAPFIDNIEHEIEFTYFDIREYEKPLRNDNPKDDNKLISLFKLFSPEHLLKLPFANDSNSLDIKFYGELLHIIGLAETRKGSKKLIDRKKKGERNTGTFLENAIIQLDSLDKINRLDNPSHFGTNQEERLFNVGLELNITWINRILFLKLLEAQLKTYHKGDKSYEFLNIKKIQNYDDLNSLFFQVLAKQQSERNEDVLEIFGKVPYLNSSLFEPTGIEHGTLFISNLSDDKTIPIYPSTVLKNKNGKKRTGNLSTLEYLFEFLNAYDFSSEGKEEIQEDNKSLINASVLGLIFEKINGYKDGSFFTPGFITMYMCRETIRKSVIQKFNETKNWNCKDLDSIYDKIEDRQEANSIMNSLKICDPAVGSGHFLVSALNEILAIKNDLKILQDRDGKRLKEYQFEVVNDELIITDEDGELFEYNPTNRESQRIQEAVFNEKQTIIEKCLFGVDINPNSVKICRLRLWIELLKNAYYKNERELETLPNIDINIKCGNSLISRFELEADLKKALKSSKWTIDSYRIAVDTYRNAQNKEQKRAMEKLIDDIKSDFKSQISLNDKKVKRLNKLKSEIFLMTEHPQMFEISKKEKTAWNKKLKILTKESKKLETVIEEIKNNKIYEEAFEWRFEFPEILDDNGNFIGFDAVIGNPPYGLFNKKQNKKVALTTDKLAVELLKHKYPEATGGVINAARIFYAFGIKISSKTGYQCMIIPYGVLTDTTSVKLRKHIFNNHSLLKVEAFPERDSTKRRVFEDVKMSTAILLTSSSKANNSFDIGVSYNREISENRAEFKTQELVELNPELVQIPLTDTASFNLLSKIYKTKDVIKLGAISPCITGEVDMTFGKSALTKNDNDKLLLKGVQIDRFIMKTEQSQISQGDIEFINEIIFDDIGSSKKIADSQTKRIALQGLTGVNEKHRLKGTYIKENIFLANSCNYLLKPNNYDLELLLGWFNSSLLNFVFKTRSTSSNVNGYEVDNLPFIDSDSNSKIQALSHKILAIKEQNIDGETNLLEKDIDYLIYGIFNLTKNEIKIIEKANA
- a CDS encoding nitroreductase family protein translates to MDCDTLIVFSRIDNIELFEKHVNENLTQSSVDYFNDYIRPQTEEQVKAWFDKQVYLALGILLSACAQMGIDSTPMEGVEPENYDKILNQTDYATIMAVAIGYRDPEDKNQPSKNPKSRKDLSDVVESI
- a CDS encoding DUF5677 domain-containing protein, with translation MNQEQLREEYTRLTRLENIEDCSDLLDIYLKYLFEVIRKNSDDSNTRAESEAKLVHQMIFTKTGHMKELLKGFEYQSEDKSRKLNRIIDPTVIASHTRNLFETISMFNLVFINTKNTDEKIILYNLWASAGLKYRQRFNVVIKDSESQEKLDDEKKQIENLKEEIENTDLYKGLEEKDQNKIQSKLKEKDYKIQFKDNKVEFFSWQETVPLLGVRDGIMDTIYTYFSLYAHPSNVSVFQFGNMFDKEENPFIYITTYNLNNFFFLLSIFVFDYIKLFPEVKTTFEELNQIEQIVIDRQNVFARDESFSINNEWKALG
- a CDS encoding M14 family metallopeptidase, with protein sequence MRKSVILSFFLLAALAVQAQLQSPADFLGYEIGTEFSRHADVVRYFEHVAANSDMVTYQEYGKTNERRPLTYAIVTSPANQNNIEQIRKNNLAQTGIIEGDATSDKAIVWLSYNVHGNEASSTEASMVTLYELITTKKDWLDNTVIIIDPCVNPDGRDRYANWYNQVASKPYDPLQIAAEHNEPWPGGRPNHYLFDLNRDWAWATQVESQQRLKVYNQWMPQIHVDFHEQGINEPYYFAPAAEPFHEVITDFQRDFQNQIGKNHAKYFDNEGWLYFTKERFDLLYPSYGDTYPTYMGAIGMTYEQAGHGRAGLGINNDEGFELTLVDRVAHHKTTGLSTVEVASNNVQKLNTEFQKYFDNNELTTKSFVLTGNQDNLIALANLLDRHEIQYGFTGKGKASGVGYDKEKKKTLEYDMAMVVNTNQPKGKMVQVLFEPDAKLSTPLTYDITAWNLPKAYGLEAVASSSQVESLNATMEVKNTGNTNNTATGYIAKWNSMQDARFLAKLLKAGIKVRFTEKPFVNNGTTYDRGSLIITKSDNMRMDNFGLIVNSVANEFKRELEPALSSFATSGPDFGSPDVKLISAPRVALLRGERTSSLSYGATWYFFEQDLGYPVTSIDTGDLGRADLSQFDVLVMPDGYYGSLLNDSTLDKVKTFVRSGGKVVALSGAVSAFAGKEGFGVTSNEKDKDSTAGEDEKKDLLIPYASREESGTTDLITGSIFKITMDKTHPMAFGYGDSYYSLKLGSDSYSYLDGGYNVGWIPDDVVNVSGFAGDTAKTKLKNSMVFGEQRLGAGSVIYMVDDPLFRAFWENGKLLFVNSVFLVNNNRPEL
- a CDS encoding serine hydrolase domain-containing protein, giving the protein MTKAILTTILFLTISQLGFSQTNFDKEKLDSYFQALEDNEKFMGSVAVSKDGELLYTNSIGFADVENNVEATEETKYRIGSITKTFTTVLAMKAVENKMLDLDQTIDKWFPSIENASEITVEHLLGHRSGIHNFTNDEEYLTYNTQSKTEQELVDIIANGGSDFEPDSQAEYSNSNFVLLTYILEKTFEKPYSELVKEHIVEPIGLTDTYVFGNLDTANNEAKSYKFLNTWNVEPETDASIPLGAGAITSTPVDLTKFADALFAGKLVTPESLEIMKTIKDGYGKGLFQFPFYENIGYGHTGGIDGFSSVYTYFPESKVSYALTSNGTNINNNDISIAVLNAVYNKPYEIPSFTSYSLTTEELDPYLGVYASSQIPMKITITKEGATLIAQGTGQPAFPLEATEKDTFKFDQAGAKFQFNPSENSMILFQGGGQILFSKEQN
- a CDS encoding DUF3192 domain-containing protein, with amino-acid sequence MTSAKMNKLELGMSKEQVTQILGNDYTIAEKRVQDSNEIEVLSYRDFYNKDEFYLFLFKDQKLEKWYRELLPHDKVEVN